Proteins encoded by one window of Superficieibacter sp. HKU1:
- the zntA gene encoding Zn(II)/Cd(II)/Pb(II) translocating P-type ATPase ZntA has product MSTPDANGKKAPQFATLKFTPAAPEPASCCADASCCAETAPADAVADARYSWKVEGMDCAACARKVENAVRQVAGVTQVQVLFATEKLAVNASGDVSQQIEQAVQNAGYTLRHESAPPPTTSRLRENLPLLILIVMMAVSWGLEHVNHPAGQAAFILTTLVGLYPVLRQSLRLIKSGSYFAIETLMSVAALGALFIGATAEAAMVLLLFLIGERLEGWAASRARQGVSALMALKPDTAVRLRDGQRETIAQRDLRPGDTIEVAAGGRLPADGQLLTPFASFDESALTGESVPVERSAGENVAAGATSVDRLVQLTVTSEPGDSAIDRILRLIEEAEERRAPIERFIDRFSRLYTPAIMLVALLVALVPPLLFAAAWQEWIYKGLTLLLIGCPCALVISTPAAITSGLAAAARCGALIKGGAALEQLGRVQQIAFDKTGTLTVGKPQVTGIYPCAMDEHALLALAAAVEQGSTHPLAQAVVREAQSRGLTLPDATEQRTLPGAGIEALVAGKKILICAAEKFPGEAFSLQIRTLEQEGQTVVMVAQEERALGLITLRDTLREDAREAVDALHQLGVQGVMLTGDNPRAAAAIAGELGLDFKAGLLPADKVQAVTALNRQMPLAMVGDGINDAPAMKAATIGIAMGSGTDVALETADAALTHNRLTGLAQMIALARATHANIRQNIAIALGLKGIFLVTTLLGITGLWLAVLADTGATVLVTANALRLLRKGR; this is encoded by the coding sequence ATGTCGACTCCAGATGCTAATGGCAAAAAAGCCCCGCAGTTCGCCACGCTTAAATTTACGCCCGCTGCGCCGGAACCCGCGTCATGCTGCGCTGATGCTTCATGCTGCGCCGAAACCGCGCCTGCCGACGCCGTCGCTGACGCCCGCTATAGCTGGAAAGTCGAAGGAATGGACTGCGCCGCCTGTGCGCGTAAGGTAGAAAACGCCGTACGCCAGGTGGCGGGCGTTACCCAGGTTCAGGTGCTGTTCGCCACGGAAAAACTGGCGGTGAATGCCTCTGGCGATGTCAGCCAGCAAATTGAACAGGCGGTACAAAACGCAGGCTATACGCTGCGTCATGAGTCTGCCCCGCCGCCCACCACCTCGCGCCTGCGGGAAAATCTTCCGCTGCTTATCCTGATAGTCATGATGGCCGTAAGCTGGGGGCTTGAGCACGTTAACCACCCGGCAGGTCAGGCCGCATTCATCCTCACCACCCTGGTGGGACTGTACCCTGTCCTTCGCCAGTCGCTACGGCTGATCAAGAGCGGCAGTTACTTCGCGATTGAAACCCTGATGAGCGTTGCCGCCCTCGGCGCGCTGTTTATCGGCGCGACGGCAGAGGCGGCGATGGTACTGCTGCTGTTTTTGATCGGCGAACGCCTTGAAGGCTGGGCCGCCAGCCGCGCCCGCCAGGGCGTCAGCGCCCTTATGGCGTTAAAACCGGACACCGCCGTGCGGCTGCGCGACGGTCAGCGGGAAACCATCGCCCAACGCGATCTCCGTCCCGGCGATACCATTGAAGTCGCTGCCGGTGGCCGACTGCCCGCCGATGGTCAGCTTTTGACGCCGTTTGCCAGTTTTGATGAAAGCGCATTGACCGGGGAATCCGTCCCGGTAGAGCGTAGCGCAGGCGAGAACGTGGCGGCAGGTGCCACCAGCGTCGATCGTCTGGTCCAGCTTACCGTTACCTCTGAACCAGGCGACAGCGCGATTGACCGCATCCTGCGGTTGATTGAAGAAGCCGAGGAGCGGCGCGCGCCTATTGAGCGCTTTATCGATCGCTTCAGCCGCCTTTATACGCCGGCGATTATGCTGGTGGCGCTGCTGGTCGCCCTGGTGCCACCACTGTTGTTTGCTGCCGCCTGGCAGGAGTGGATTTATAAGGGGCTGACGCTGCTGCTGATTGGCTGCCCGTGCGCGCTGGTGATTTCCACGCCCGCCGCGATCACCTCCGGACTGGCGGCGGCGGCACGGTGCGGCGCGCTGATTAAAGGCGGCGCAGCGCTGGAACAGCTTGGGCGTGTTCAGCAAATCGCCTTTGATAAAACCGGCACCCTGACCGTGGGGAAACCCCAGGTGACGGGCATTTATCCCTGCGCGATGGACGAGCATGCGCTGCTGGCGCTCGCCGCTGCCGTTGAACAGGGCTCAACGCATCCGCTGGCGCAGGCGGTGGTGCGGGAAGCACAATCCCGTGGGCTTACGCTGCCTGACGCCACGGAGCAGCGCACGCTGCCGGGCGCGGGCATTGAAGCGCTCGTCGCGGGCAAAAAAATTCTGATCTGCGCGGCGGAGAAATTCCCCGGCGAGGCGTTTAGCCTACAAATTCGTACTCTTGAGCAGGAAGGCCAAACGGTGGTGATGGTGGCGCAGGAGGAGCGCGCGCTGGGTCTGATTACGCTACGCGATACGTTACGGGAAGACGCCAGAGAAGCAGTGGATGCGCTGCATCAGCTTGGCGTGCAGGGCGTGATGTTGACCGGTGATAATCCGCGCGCGGCGGCAGCCATCGCGGGGGAACTGGGTCTGGATTTTAAGGCGGGGCTACTGCCCGCCGACAAAGTTCAGGCGGTAACCGCGCTGAACCGCCAGATGCCGCTGGCGATGGTCGGCGACGGTATCAACGATGCACCCGCCATGAAAGCCGCAACAATTGGCATCGCGATGGGCAGCGGCACCGACGTGGCGCTGGAAACGGCGGATGCCGCACTGACCCATAACCGCCTGACGGGCCTGGCGCAGATGATTGCCCTTGCCCGCGCGACGCACGCCAATATCCGGCAGAACATCGCTATCGCGCTGGGCCTGAAGGGTATTTTCCTGGTGACGACCCTGCTCGGTATCACCGGCCTGTGGCTGGCGGTGCTGGCAGATACCGGCGCAACGGTGCTGGTGACGGCGAACGCGCTGCGCCTGCTGCGTAAAGGACGTTAA
- a CDS encoding lysoplasmalogenase: MLWSFIAVCFSAWLYVDASYRGPVWQRWVFKPVTLLLLLLLAWQAPMFNAISYLVLAGLCATLVGDALTLLSRQRLLYAIGAFFLSHLLYTIYFASQMTLSFFWPLPLVLLVIGALLIATVWTRLEELRLPICTFIAMTLVMVWLAGELWFFRPTDTALSAFVGAALLLLSNIVWLGSHYRRRFRADNAIAAACYFAGHFLIVRSLYL, from the coding sequence ATGCTCTGGTCATTTATCGCTGTCTGTTTTTCTGCCTGGCTGTATGTCGATGCTTCTTATCGTGGACCCGTCTGGCAACGCTGGGTATTTAAACCGGTTACGCTGCTGCTTTTACTCCTGCTTGCCTGGCAAGCGCCCATGTTTAATGCCATCAGTTACCTGGTGCTGGCCGGACTGTGCGCGACGCTGGTGGGCGATGCTTTAACCCTGCTGTCACGCCAGCGCCTGTTGTATGCCATCGGCGCGTTCTTTCTCTCACATTTGCTGTACACCATTTACTTTGCCAGCCAGATGACGCTGTCGTTCTTCTGGCCGCTGCCGCTGGTGCTACTGGTGATTGGTGCGCTGCTGATCGCGACCGTCTGGACGCGGCTGGAAGAGTTACGCCTGCCGATTTGCACGTTTATCGCCATGACGCTGGTGATGGTCTGGCTGGCCGGGGAGCTGTGGTTCTTCCGCCCCACCGACACGGCACTTTCTGCCTTCGTGGGGGCAGCACTGCTGCTGCTCAGTAACATTGTCTGGTTGGGTAGCCATTACCGTCGCCGTTTCCGCGCCGATAACGCCATTGCGGCCGCCTGCTACTTCGCCGGACATTTCTTGATTGTGCGTTCACTTTATCTCTGA
- a CDS encoding DUF1145 family protein, with the protein MLINLGRLLMLCVWAFLLLNVVHPFKFPANIFINVAMVFMILMHGLQLALLKATQPKEGPPLTTGQKVRIFLFGVFELVAWQKKLKATKK; encoded by the coding sequence ATGCTGATTAATCTTGGTCGTTTGCTTATGCTCTGCGTCTGGGCATTTTTGCTTCTGAATGTGGTGCATCCGTTTAAGTTTCCTGCCAACATTTTTATCAACGTGGCAATGGTATTTATGATCCTGATGCACGGTCTGCAACTGGCGCTGCTCAAGGCAACTCAGCCAAAAGAGGGTCCGCCTTTAACCACCGGCCAGAAGGTGCGTATTTTCTTGTTTGGCGTTTTTGAACTGGTCGCCTGGCAGAAAAAGCTGAAAGCGACAAAAAAATGA
- the rsmD gene encoding 16S rRNA (guanine(966)-N(2))-methyltransferase produces the protein MKKPNHAGSGQIRIIGGQWRGRKLPVPDSPGLRPTTDRVRETLFNWLAPSMVDARCLDCFAGSGALGLEALSRYAAQATLLEMERSVARQLQKNLATLNATHGRVETGNTLAFLNRPGTPYDIVFVDPPFRKGLLEETLHLLESHGWLADNALIYVESEVENGMPPVPASWQLYREKVAGQVAYRLYQRDAQGEQHAD, from the coding sequence ATGAAGAAACCTAATCACGCAGGCAGCGGCCAGATTCGCATTATCGGCGGGCAATGGCGTGGCCGTAAATTACCGGTTCCGGACAGCCCCGGTCTGCGCCCTACCACGGACCGGGTCAGAGAGACGTTATTTAACTGGCTGGCCCCGTCAATGGTCGATGCCCGCTGTCTCGACTGCTTCGCCGGGAGCGGTGCGCTGGGGCTGGAAGCGCTGTCACGCTACGCGGCTCAGGCCACGCTGCTTGAAATGGAACGCAGCGTCGCCCGGCAGCTACAGAAAAATCTTGCAACACTTAACGCAACTCACGGGCGGGTCGAAACGGGTAATACGCTCGCGTTCCTTAATCGACCAGGGACGCCTTACGATATCGTGTTTGTCGATCCTCCTTTTCGGAAAGGATTGCTGGAAGAGACATTGCACCTGCTGGAAAGTCACGGCTGGCTGGCGGATAACGCGCTTATCTACGTCGAAAGTGAAGTAGAGAACGGCATGCCGCCGGTCCCGGCCAGCTGGCAATTATACCGTGAAAAAGTGGCGGGCCAGGTCGCTTACCGTCTGTATCAGCGCGATGCGCAAGGAGAACAACATGCTGATTAA
- the ftsY gene encoding signal recognition particle-docking protein FtsY produces MAKEKKRGFFSWLGFGQKDDEQTAQAEQKPEEQLPVADEAAPEAEPRSEAETDAFAAEIVEVTEQVAESTSPQEAAQPEPVVEPEAIVEVEPVVEPEVIIEVEPVVEPEPVVEPEPIVEPEPVAVIEHEELPLAEELTPATVEPEEWVSEQEPLAPEDAPISDEELDALAAEAAEEAVIVVPVEEDAPQEEVAQEQEKPTKEGFFARLKRSLVKTKENLGSGFISLFRGKKIDDDLFEELEEQLLIADVGVETTRKIIANLTEGASRKQLRDAEALYGLLKDEMGEILAKVDEPLNIEGKTPFVILMVGVNGVGKTTTIGKLARQFEQQGKSVMLAAGDTFRAAAVEQLQVWGQRNNIPVVAQHTGADSASVIFDAIQAAKARHIDVLIADTAGRLQNKAHLMEELKKIVRVMKKLDVDAPHEVMLTLDASTGQNAVSQAKLFHEAVGLTGITLTKLDGTAKGGVIFSVADQFEIPIRYIGVGERIEDLRPFNAGDFIEALFARED; encoded by the coding sequence ATGGCGAAAGAAAAAAAACGTGGCTTTTTTTCCTGGCTGGGCTTTGGTCAAAAAGATGACGAGCAAACGGCACAGGCGGAGCAAAAGCCCGAAGAACAGTTGCCGGTTGCAGACGAGGCCGCGCCAGAAGCAGAGCCGCGTAGCGAGGCAGAAACCGACGCGTTTGCTGCTGAGATTGTTGAGGTAACGGAGCAGGTTGCGGAAAGCACCTCGCCGCAAGAAGCTGCGCAGCCTGAGCCGGTTGTCGAGCCCGAAGCGATCGTTGAGGTTGAGCCGGTTGTTGAGCCTGAAGTAATTATCGAGGTTGAACCGGTTGTTGAGCCTGAACCTGTTGTCGAACCTGAGCCAATCGTTGAACCCGAACCGGTTGCCGTCATCGAACATGAAGAACTACCGCTGGCGGAAGAACTGACGCCCGCCACGGTTGAGCCGGAAGAGTGGGTTAGCGAACAGGAGCCGTTAGCGCCGGAAGACGCCCCGATTAGCGACGAAGAGCTGGATGCGCTGGCCGCCGAAGCGGCGGAAGAAGCCGTGATCGTGGTGCCGGTCGAGGAAGATGCGCCCCAGGAAGAGGTTGCTCAGGAGCAAGAAAAACCGACCAAAGAAGGTTTCTTTGCGCGTCTCAAACGCAGCCTGGTGAAAACAAAAGAAAATCTCGGTTCCGGATTTATCAGTCTTTTCCGCGGCAAGAAAATCGATGATGATCTGTTTGAAGAGCTGGAAGAACAGCTGCTGATTGCCGATGTGGGCGTCGAAACCACCCGTAAAATCATCGCTAATCTGACCGAAGGCGCGAGCCGCAAGCAGCTACGCGACGCCGAAGCGCTGTATGGCCTGTTAAAAGATGAAATGGGTGAAATCCTCGCAAAAGTGGACGAACCGCTTAATATTGAAGGCAAAACCCCGTTTGTGATTTTGATGGTCGGCGTCAACGGCGTGGGTAAAACCACCACGATCGGCAAACTGGCACGCCAGTTTGAGCAGCAGGGTAAATCGGTAATGCTGGCCGCGGGCGATACCTTCCGTGCCGCCGCGGTTGAGCAGCTTCAGGTGTGGGGCCAGCGCAATAATATTCCGGTGGTCGCGCAGCATACCGGTGCCGATTCCGCCTCGGTGATTTTCGATGCGATTCAGGCGGCGAAAGCGCGCCATATTGACGTACTGATTGCCGATACCGCAGGGCGTTTGCAAAACAAAGCGCACCTGATGGAAGAGTTAAAGAAAATTGTCCGCGTGATGAAAAAGCTCGACGTGGACGCGCCGCATGAAGTCATGCTGACGCTGGACGCCAGCACCGGGCAAAATGCGGTAAGCCAGGCCAAACTGTTCCATGAGGCAGTGGGACTGACCGGGATCACGTTGACCAAACTGGACGGTACGGCGAAAGGCGGGGTGATCTTCTCCGTCGCCGATCAGTTCGAAATTCCGATCCGCTATATCGGCGTCGGCGAACGTATAGAGGACTTGCGTCCGTTTAATGCGGGCGATTTTATTGAGGCACTTTTTGCCCGAGAGGATTAA
- the ftsE gene encoding cell division ATP-binding protein FtsE, producing MIRFEHVSKAYLGGRQALQGVTFHLQQGEMAFLTGHSGAGKSTLLKLICGIERPSAGKIYFSGHDISRLKNREVPFLRRQIGMIFQDHHLLMDRTVFDNVAIPLIIAGASGDDIRRRVSAALDKVGLLDKAKNFPIQLSGGEQQRVGIARAVVNKPAVLLADEPTGNLDDALSEGILRLFEEFNRVGVTVLMATHDIGLISRRTYPMLTLSDGHLHGGHHGE from the coding sequence ATGATTCGCTTTGAACACGTCAGCAAAGCCTATCTCGGCGGGAGACAAGCGTTGCAGGGAGTGACTTTCCACCTGCAGCAAGGCGAGATGGCCTTCCTGACCGGGCATTCCGGCGCGGGGAAAAGTACGCTGCTTAAGCTGATCTGTGGCATCGAGCGGCCCAGCGCCGGGAAAATTTACTTCAGCGGTCACGACATCAGTCGGCTTAAAAACCGTGAAGTTCCGTTTTTACGCCGGCAAATCGGGATGATCTTCCAGGATCACCACTTGCTGATGGATCGCACGGTATTCGATAACGTGGCTATTCCGCTGATCATCGCGGGAGCCAGCGGCGATGATATCCGTCGTCGCGTTTCAGCGGCGCTGGATAAAGTCGGGTTGCTTGATAAAGCGAAAAACTTCCCCATTCAGCTTTCCGGCGGTGAACAGCAGCGCGTGGGGATCGCCCGCGCGGTGGTGAATAAACCCGCCGTATTGCTGGCGGACGAACCGACCGGTAACCTGGACGACGCGCTGTCTGAAGGCATTTTACGCCTGTTCGAAGAGTTTAACCGCGTAGGGGTAACGGTACTGATGGCGACGCACGATATCGGACTGATTTCCCGTCGTACGTATCCGATGCTGACCCTCAGCGACGGTCATTTGCATGGAGGCCATCACGGTGAATAA
- the ftsX gene encoding permease-like cell division protein FtsX — MNKRDAVNHIRQFSNRFDRFRKPQGGAGDGNRGAPKRNKPAPKAASRKTNVFNEQVRYAWHGAVQDLKSKPFATFLTVMVIAISLTLPSVCYMVYKNVSEAAAQYYPSPQITVYLDKALDDDAAARVVGQLQAEQGVDKVNYLSREEALGEFRNWSGFGGALDMLEENPLPAVAVVIPKLDFQNTDSLNTLRDRVSRVQGVDEVRMDDSWFARLASLTGLVGRVSAMIGILMIAAVFLVIGNSVRLSIFSRRDSINVQKLIGATDGFILRPFLYGGAVLGFSGALLSLILSEILVMRLSSAVTDVAKVFGTQFSLSGLSFDECLLLLLVCSMIGWVAAWLATVQHLRHFTPD, encoded by the coding sequence GTGAATAAACGCGACGCTGTGAATCACATCAGGCAGTTCAGTAATCGCTTCGACCGCTTTCGTAAGCCACAGGGTGGCGCGGGTGACGGCAATCGCGGTGCGCCAAAACGTAATAAGCCTGCGCCAAAAGCGGCGTCGCGTAAGACCAACGTTTTTAACGAGCAGGTGCGCTATGCCTGGCACGGCGCGGTCCAGGATCTTAAAAGCAAGCCGTTTGCGACCTTCCTCACCGTCATGGTGATCGCCATTTCCCTGACGCTGCCGAGCGTCTGCTATATGGTGTACAAGAACGTCAGCGAGGCGGCGGCGCAGTATTATCCTTCGCCGCAAATCACCGTCTATCTCGACAAAGCGCTGGATGACGATGCCGCGGCCCGCGTCGTGGGGCAGCTTCAGGCGGAGCAGGGCGTCGATAAGGTCAACTACCTGTCGCGTGAGGAAGCGCTGGGCGAGTTCCGTAACTGGTCAGGCTTTGGCGGCGCGCTGGACATGCTGGAAGAGAATCCGCTTCCTGCTGTGGCAGTGGTCATCCCGAAACTGGACTTCCAGAACACCGACTCGCTCAACACCCTGCGCGACCGCGTCAGCCGCGTGCAGGGCGTAGATGAAGTGCGCATGGATGATAGCTGGTTTGCGCGTCTGGCCTCGCTCACCGGGCTGGTGGGCCGGGTGTCGGCGATGATTGGCATACTGATGATTGCCGCGGTATTTCTGGTCATCGGTAACAGCGTGCGCCTGAGCATCTTTTCCCGTCGTGACAGCATTAACGTGCAAAAGCTGATCGGTGCGACGGATGGTTTCATTCTGCGGCCGTTCCTTTACGGCGGCGCGGTGCTTGGCTTCTCCGGCGCGTTATTGTCGCTGATTTTGTCCGAGATTTTAGTCATGCGGCTCTCTTCGGCGGTGACTGACGTGGCGAAAGTGTTTGGCACCCAGTTTTCGCTCAGCGGCCTCTCTTTTGATGAGTGCCTGCTGCTGTTACTGGTGTGCTCAATGATTGGCTGGGTCGCTGCCTGGCTGGCTACGGTGCAACATTTACGTCACTTTACGCCTGACTAA